Sequence from the Priestia megaterium genome:
ATTTTGAGTTACCATTTTTCCTCGACTTTCAGCTGGTGACATTTCAGCTAAATATGTCGGTACGGTAACAGATGCGCCCCCTACAGCAAGTCCTAATAGGAAACGGCAAAGAATCATAATGGCTGCGTTTGGCGAAATTGTACATCCAATTGTGGAAACAAAAAATAGAATGGCGAGATACAGAATCGTTTTACGCCGCCCGTTATAATCTGCTAGCCTGCCGCCTACTACCGCACCAAATGCAGCACCAAATAACAGAGCGCTCGTTACAAGACCTTGAGTAAAAGAGTTGAGATTCAATTGATCAGATTCAGACATATAAGGCAGTGCCCCATTAATAACTCCCGTGTCATATCCAAAAAGCAGTCCACCAAACGTAGAAACTAAAATGATCGTACGTAAAAATGAATGTTGATTTCCCTGTTTACCCATGCTAATTCCCCCGTCTTATTTTAAGAATGAATAACTAACTTTTCGTTAATGTACTTTCGGGCCATTAAAGCATATTCCAATGGATGCGCAATGGAAGGGTCCTGTTCCGCCTCAACCACAATCCATCCTTTGTAATTATAGTCAACTAACGCTTTATACACGTTTGTAAAATCTACACATCCATCACCCGGCACGGTAAACATACCCGCTAGAAACGACTGCAAAAATGACTTTCCTTCTCGCTTGCACTGCTCTAGTACGTTTCTTCTTGCATCCTTAAAATGAACGTGTTTAATACGATCTATATGTTTATGTAATAGCTCCATATAGTCTCCGTCAGAAACATAAATATGTCCCGTATCATATAGGAGATGAACATGATTTGCGTCCGTTCCTTCCATTAACCGATCAATTTCAGCTAATGTTTGTACACCTGTTCCCATATGGTGATGATAGACAAGGTGTAAACCGTATTCTGCTGCGATTTTTCCCAGCTCATTTAATCCTGCACATAAAGCTTCCCATTCTTGATCACTGAAATAAGGTTTTTCAGCAAAAACATTTCTTTCAATCCCTTGAACACTGTAAGTTTGCTCAGATACGACCGCCACGTCAGCATCCACTTCCTGTAGATACTGACAATGTTTGTGAAATAAACTTAACGTTTCCTCTATGCCATCACGAATGATAAAACTGCTAAACCATTGACCCGCAATTCTTAAATTTCGAAGCTCAAGCTCTTTGTTTAATATGCTTGGTTCAGGAAAAAAACCTCCCACTTCTGTTCCTTGAAAGCCCGCTACGACGATATCGCTTAACAGATGCTGCAATGTGTTTTCTGCACCAATTTCAGGAATATCATCATTTCTCCAGCCGATTGGAGCAATTCCCCACAAAATATTTTCGTTTCCCATTTTGATTCCTCTTTTCCCCTTATTGTGTAATGCTGCCTCACTAGCAATAGATAGTGATAAAACTTACCAATCTTATAACTCTACAAATGAAATCGATTTCATTTGTAGATAAAAAAACTCTTTTGTTATGTGTTGGTTAAATATTGGTTAAGTTTGAATTAATATTAATATTAAAAACGCTTTCAGTCAATAATAAAATTTCAGAATTTTTTATACACTGCATCTGCCTAAAGGCTTATTCCTTCTAAAAATGCTGGTTATAAAAGATATCACATCCACTTATATAACCACACAAAAAAGCTTTGTCTACTGTTATTTCAACAATAGACAAAGCTTTTATCAGCGAAGTTATATTTCTTATTTTAATAGCATTATTATTTAGTATGAAT
This genomic interval carries:
- the iolE gene encoding myo-inosose-2 dehydratase, whose product is MGNENILWGIAPIGWRNDDIPEIGAENTLQHLLSDIVVAGFQGTEVGGFFPEPSILNKELELRNLRIAGQWFSSFIIRDGIEETLSLFHKHCQYLQEVDADVAVVSEQTYSVQGIERNVFAEKPYFSDQEWEALCAGLNELGKIAAEYGLHLVYHHHMGTGVQTLAEIDRLMEGTDANHVHLLYDTGHIYVSDGDYMELLHKHIDRIKHVHFKDARRNVLEQCKREGKSFLQSFLAGMFTVPGDGCVDFTNVYKALVDYNYKGWIVVEAEQDPSIAHPLEYALMARKYINEKLVIHS